The following are from one region of the Gammaproteobacteria bacterium genome:
- a CDS encoding type IV secretion system DNA-binding domain-containing protein, whose amino-acid sequence MDASNNPGYYNTFLFPFVLTLFSLGLSFWLVAGLTWSWSMPLVGLTGFGDIDNHMPYLADGLATIFGLSSGGPWADYWFQMGQRGVLGSFYAHMAIPLILSLTVASVVMKWSLHYFTPKDIHLRGLQYLQDVKRSVQVARQTSLLEIRQGQRRGSLRKRGLRIHREIPLSFERESRGFLMAGSSGSGKSRLLFDLLDQVIKDKHRCLIHDKKGEYTSGLDVPEFTLVAPWDERGVPWHIAADIRTKSDARVFSEFIISESRDPMWSKAAQQILAGVITHLINTNPGRWNFADLRNAISQTPKTLSAILASTSPEAVTTMANLNSREGQGGQTGQGIMINLQSEMSAIYDLAEAWPGSRDGFSVRQWLEDDYSGPRMVILQGSESHGTIASSLHSALITIAISEMADAHFPEVRQRQDDYRVFYFLDELDTLKPIQKLKTLISVCRSKGAIPVIGIQDKGQINEKYGRDTLNTWFSQLGTKFIGFTSPGDTANWFANEMIGKREIMRYVHGQSLDTESNRLSVSTHPEKRDSIVIMASQLSTDLTMGEKSFTGLLVCTGWPNIHRLEWKKRQRLALRAAVVRAHWAIPQEAVVQEQPPVPPPPRASHNDQLCFEGMTPTAAPSNESPPDWSEVPGWMGQDNDASAKKKTRSKKKPAQKKTANMPVRQLSLDETKTTSKTKRLVIRTASADRAEQDKDSLDVRQQKARYKADLLRDDGLMFSEALKKHEQEYIAGMISESDYERHIVRFRQSAMEVSDPC is encoded by the coding sequence ATGGACGCATCGAATAATCCCGGCTATTACAACACCTTCCTCTTTCCCTTTGTGCTCACCCTGTTTAGCCTGGGGTTGAGCTTTTGGCTTGTGGCTGGGTTGACCTGGTCCTGGTCTATGCCGTTAGTCGGATTAACTGGATTTGGCGATATCGATAACCACATGCCGTATTTAGCAGATGGCCTGGCAACGATCTTTGGGTTATCCAGCGGCGGCCCGTGGGCGGATTACTGGTTTCAAATGGGGCAACGCGGTGTGCTGGGTTCGTTTTACGCTCACATGGCGATCCCATTAATTCTGTCGCTCACCGTGGCCTCGGTGGTGATGAAGTGGTCACTGCATTACTTCACGCCTAAAGATATCCACCTACGCGGATTGCAGTATCTGCAGGATGTTAAGCGCTCAGTTCAGGTCGCGCGCCAAACCAGTCTTCTGGAAATACGGCAAGGGCAACGCCGAGGTTCTCTCAGAAAACGTGGTTTACGTATTCACCGCGAAATCCCTCTGAGTTTTGAGAGAGAGTCCAGAGGTTTTCTGATGGCGGGTTCCTCAGGATCCGGGAAAAGCCGGTTGCTGTTTGATTTATTGGATCAAGTCATCAAAGACAAGCACCGGTGTTTGATCCATGACAAAAAAGGCGAGTATACCAGCGGCCTGGATGTACCCGAGTTCACCTTGGTTGCACCCTGGGATGAGCGTGGCGTGCCTTGGCATATTGCGGCGGATATACGAACAAAATCTGACGCGCGGGTTTTTTCCGAGTTCATCATCAGTGAGTCACGCGATCCGATGTGGTCGAAAGCGGCACAGCAGATACTGGCTGGCGTCATAACCCACCTCATTAATACAAATCCAGGCCGGTGGAATTTTGCCGATCTTCGCAATGCCATCTCGCAAACGCCTAAAACTCTGTCGGCTATTTTGGCGTCTACTTCTCCGGAGGCCGTAACCACGATGGCCAACTTAAATAGTCGAGAAGGCCAGGGTGGCCAAACCGGACAGGGCATCATGATCAACCTTCAATCGGAGATGTCGGCTATCTATGATTTGGCGGAGGCCTGGCCGGGGAGCCGAGATGGTTTTTCCGTGCGCCAATGGTTGGAGGATGATTATTCAGGCCCCCGAATGGTGATATTACAAGGATCTGAATCTCACGGGACTATCGCGTCCTCGTTGCATTCTGCTTTAATAACGATCGCGATATCCGAAATGGCGGACGCCCATTTTCCAGAAGTCAGGCAAAGGCAGGACGATTATCGCGTCTTTTATTTTCTCGACGAGTTGGATACATTAAAACCTATCCAAAAATTAAAAACGTTGATATCGGTTTGCCGCTCTAAGGGCGCCATCCCTGTTATTGGAATCCAGGATAAGGGGCAGATCAACGAGAAGTATGGCCGTGATACGTTAAATACCTGGTTCTCACAACTGGGCACGAAGTTCATCGGGTTCACCTCTCCGGGAGATACGGCGAACTGGTTTGCTAATGAAATGATTGGCAAGCGCGAGATAATGCGTTATGTCCATGGCCAGAGTTTAGACACAGAGAGTAATCGTTTGTCTGTGAGTACCCATCCGGAAAAGCGCGACAGCATCGTTATTATGGCTAGCCAACTATCCACGGATTTAACGATGGGCGAGAAAAGTTTCACTGGTTTGTTGGTGTGCACTGGCTGGCCTAACATTCACCGGCTGGAATGGAAAAAACGGCAGCGTCTCGCTTTGCGTGCTGCGGTTGTGCGGGCTCATTGGGCAATTCCACAGGAAGCAGTGGTTCAGGAGCAGCCGCCAGTTCCACCGCCGCCAAGGGCGTCGCATAACGACCAACTGTGTTTTGAAGGTATGACGCCTACGGCGGCGCCATCGAATGAAAGCCCGCCAGACTGGAGTGAGGTACCGGGATGGATGGGGCAAGATAATGATGCGTCAGCCAAGAAAAAAACCCGAAGTAAGAAAAAACCGGCACAAAAGAAAACTGCAAACATGCCTGTTAGACAACTCAGCCTTGACGAAACTAAAACTACTAGCAAGACGAAGCGGCTGGTCATCCGGACTGCATCTGCCGATCGTGCGGAGCAGGATAAAGATAGCCTGGATGTGCGTCAGCAAAAAGCGAGGTATAAGGCCGATCTCCTTCGCGATGATGGGCTCATGTTTTCCGAGGCATTAAAAAAACATGAGCAGGAATATATTGCCGGAATGATCAGTGAGTCGGACTATGAGAGGCACATTGTTCGGTTTCGTCAATCCGCCATGGAGGTATCTGACCCATGTTAA
- a CDS encoding relaxase domain-containing protein gives MLTVYPMGKAGDGASDYYTNLAVEDYYKKGGEPPGRWHNHHQLSGLGLTNTLVTDDTLRSVLAGFHPITQAALTKNAGPEHFAGWDMTFSAPKSVSVVWAQADTDLRHSIQRVQDLAVERTLAFVEEHVAKTPRGAQGNEKEAVQRLIVAKFEHSTSRAQDPQLHTHCLVANIAQRFDGSWGCLEGRPFFQWKMALGAMYRAELADLLQTQLGLQVEQDSGSFRVKLVPKSVELEFSQRRVSIVNELEARGWTTAQGAQMISSATRERKAMVDRPQLFAQWQDRGRGLGFGPDEVARLFNPERRFAGNAVSISSVVPPREALKQLTEKRSTFLERDVFRLVAEKSQGVQSLASVKRDAIKILSHPDVVILSRTDGSRVEIQYSTTDMMELEKSMVQSAVKRQSDSNHRINPSVVAKAIASVQQNKGFELTSEQVRAVRGVCSESGGVVCIRGDAGTGKSTAMEAVRVAFESAGYRVVGNALQGKASTELSKSSGIKSQTLHSFLGDINRGDLQLGARTVVVLDEAGMVGSRQMSDLIRETENAGAKLLLVGDNKQLQPILAGGAFKAITNELGAFPVTEIMRQKNDWAKQAVTHFSQGDIAKAMGMYFERGRLHIMDNAVDSKLRLVSDWMEARQQRPDHSLCMIANTRAQVNDLNALARYRLKELGQLVNGTQVSTPGGDMELCVGDRLMTTRNSKYYKVANGTLATVAGLHTPSNERYWSVTLKLDSGRRQRMMLKDYNKFEYGYASTTHKSQGSTVHESFILISEDSMLNRELAYVANSRHTHDSHIYVDRESVQSFMEELRPTPGMLDYARDLAQTKHLELPSGYETSFMITREFLNQHSQKTLDYEQVAPELKELEGLFHAMKQSHQKDTTLDYDQRPGTYEYPEGLSPALPTSVDSPDSRAPLAYIFYEAERLARETGFDLTPGDAREAIKYLYDNGAIDRDTLYGKALECHRAAGDYLIDNEFDQFNLHHQSALDMIRYVGQMDAGAIALRQTNPNTLDLPDALTNSWEQGRQAYVRAQEPEPQFSR, from the coding sequence ATGTTAACCGTATACCCTATGGGTAAAGCCGGAGACGGTGCAAGTGACTACTACACAAATTTAGCGGTTGAGGATTATTACAAAAAAGGTGGTGAGCCGCCTGGCCGGTGGCACAACCATCATCAGCTATCAGGTTTGGGGTTGACCAATACACTCGTAACGGATGACACGCTACGCTCAGTGCTGGCTGGCTTTCATCCTATTACTCAAGCGGCGCTAACCAAAAACGCAGGGCCAGAGCATTTTGCGGGGTGGGACATGACATTCTCAGCGCCCAAAAGTGTATCGGTTGTATGGGCTCAGGCAGATACGGACTTGCGGCATTCGATTCAACGCGTCCAGGACCTTGCTGTAGAGCGTACCCTTGCCTTTGTGGAGGAACACGTTGCCAAAACCCCGAGGGGCGCCCAAGGCAACGAGAAAGAAGCCGTACAGCGTTTGATTGTTGCTAAATTCGAGCATTCCACCTCACGGGCGCAGGATCCACAGTTGCATACGCATTGCCTGGTTGCCAACATAGCCCAGCGTTTCGATGGTAGCTGGGGTTGTCTGGAAGGCAGACCATTTTTTCAGTGGAAAATGGCGCTAGGCGCCATGTACCGGGCGGAGTTGGCCGATCTACTACAGACCCAGCTGGGTCTGCAGGTGGAGCAGGATAGTGGCAGTTTTCGTGTCAAACTGGTACCAAAATCGGTAGAACTGGAATTCAGTCAACGCCGGGTTAGTATAGTGAATGAACTAGAGGCGAGAGGCTGGACAACGGCCCAGGGCGCTCAAATGATTTCCAGCGCCACTCGGGAGCGCAAAGCAATGGTGGATAGGCCTCAGCTATTCGCGCAATGGCAAGACAGAGGCAGGGGATTGGGGTTTGGCCCGGACGAGGTGGCACGGCTATTCAATCCCGAGCGGCGGTTCGCTGGCAATGCTGTGAGTATCTCTTCAGTTGTTCCGCCCAGGGAAGCCCTTAAACAATTAACAGAAAAACGCAGTACGTTTCTTGAGCGTGATGTGTTCCGCTTGGTTGCCGAGAAAAGCCAAGGCGTTCAATCCCTGGCATCCGTAAAGCGTGATGCGATCAAAATTTTGTCCCATCCCGATGTGGTTATACTAAGCCGGACGGACGGCTCACGTGTAGAGATCCAGTATTCCACGACTGACATGATGGAGCTGGAGAAGTCCATGGTCCAAAGTGCTGTGAAGAGACAATCCGATTCGAATCATCGAATCAATCCGTCCGTTGTAGCGAAAGCGATTGCCAGCGTTCAGCAAAACAAAGGATTTGAATTGACCTCAGAGCAGGTGCGGGCAGTGCGTGGTGTGTGTTCCGAGTCCGGTGGTGTGGTGTGTATACGCGGGGACGCGGGTACAGGTAAAAGTACGGCCATGGAGGCTGTTCGAGTCGCCTTTGAAAGCGCAGGATACCGTGTGGTGGGTAATGCGCTGCAGGGTAAGGCGTCAACGGAGTTGTCTAAAAGCAGTGGCATTAAAAGCCAAACGCTCCACAGTTTCCTGGGTGATATCAACCGAGGTGATTTGCAGTTAGGTGCACGTACAGTGGTCGTGTTGGATGAGGCCGGAATGGTGGGTTCACGGCAAATGTCCGACTTGATTCGGGAAACCGAAAACGCCGGCGCTAAATTGTTGCTGGTCGGGGATAATAAGCAATTGCAGCCTATATTGGCCGGGGGCGCGTTTAAGGCGATTACCAATGAATTGGGAGCGTTTCCTGTTACGGAGATCATGAGACAGAAAAATGATTGGGCCAAACAGGCGGTCACCCACTTTTCTCAAGGCGATATTGCTAAGGCCATGGGTATGTATTTTGAGCGAGGGCGGCTGCATATTATGGACAATGCGGTCGATTCAAAGCTGCGCTTAGTATCCGATTGGATGGAGGCCCGACAACAACGCCCTGACCATTCCTTATGTATGATCGCCAATACACGCGCCCAGGTGAACGATTTAAACGCTCTGGCCCGGTATCGTTTGAAAGAACTGGGGCAGCTGGTTAACGGAACCCAAGTGTCCACACCAGGCGGTGACATGGAATTGTGCGTTGGTGATCGGCTGATGACCACTCGCAATTCCAAGTATTACAAAGTGGCTAATGGCACGCTGGCCACCGTTGCCGGTTTGCATACACCATCGAACGAGCGGTACTGGTCAGTGACTCTTAAGTTGGACAGTGGTCGACGCCAGCGTATGATGCTAAAGGACTACAATAAGTTTGAATATGGATATGCGTCCACAACACACAAATCGCAAGGGTCGACCGTCCATGAGTCATTCATCTTAATTTCCGAAGACAGCATGTTGAATCGCGAGCTGGCCTATGTTGCGAACAGTCGCCATACCCATGATTCGCACATCTATGTGGATCGCGAGTCGGTCCAGTCGTTTATGGAAGAATTGCGGCCAACCCCGGGGATGCTAGATTATGCGCGGGATTTAGCGCAGACGAAGCACCTTGAATTACCCTCAGGCTATGAGACCAGCTTTATGATAACCCGGGAATTCTTGAACCAGCACTCACAGAAAACATTAGATTACGAACAAGTGGCTCCGGAGCTGAAAGAATTGGAAGGGTTATTCCATGCTATGAAACAATCTCACCAAAAGGACACCACTTTGGATTACGATCAGAGACCAGGCACTTACGAGTATCCAGAAGGACTATCTCCTGCTTTGCCAACCAGTGTCGATAGCCCGGATAGTCGTGCGCCGCTGGCTTATATTTTTTATGAAGCAGAACGCCTGGCGCGAGAGACTGGTTTTGACTTGACGCCTGGTGATGCACGTGAGGCGATTAAATATCTGTACGACAATGGCGCTATTGATCGCGATACGCTATATGGCAAAGCGCTGGAGTGTCATCGCGCGGCGGGAGACTACTTGATTGACAATGAATTTGATCAGTTTAACCTGCACCACCAATCGGCACTGGATATGATTCGGTATGTCGGTCAAATGGATGCCGGCGCAATAGCGTTGCGCCAGACCAATCCAAATACTCTCGATTTGCCGGATGCGTTAACCAATTCCTGGGAACAAGGGAGGCAAGCGTACGTTCGGGCACAAGAACCAGAGCCTCAGTTTTCTCGCTAA
- the ssb gene encoding single-stranded DNA-binding protein, which translates to MAFFRGLADIAGEYLRKGSKVYIEGELKNSKWQGNDGVDRYSTAVIVNELVMLDAMPVENHD; encoded by the coding sequence CTGGCTTTTTTCCGAGGGCTGGCTGATATCGCCGGGGAGTATTTACGCAAGGGTTCCAAGGTCTACATTGAAGGGGAATTGAAAAACAGCAAATGGCAGGGCAATGACGGCGTTGATCGCTATTCAACTGCGGTGATTGTCAATGAATTGGTCATGCTGGATGCAATGCCGGTCGAAAATCACGACTAA